In Deinococcus aerius, the genomic stretch CCGCGACGCGGGCGGGGGTGAGGCGGCCTCCGGCTCCCGCGTGGCCCCCAACTTCATCACCGAGATCATGGAGCGCGACCTCGCCTCGGGCAAGTACCCGCAGATCGTCACGCGCTTTCCGCCTGAGCCCAACGGCTACATGCACCTCGGCCACGCCTTCGCGTGCTCGCTCGACTTCGGCACGGCGCTGGACTTCGGCGGGCGCTGCCACCTGCGGATGGACGACACCAACCCCGAGGCCGAGAGCATGGAGTTCGCCGAGGGGCTCATGCGCGACGTGCGCT encodes the following:
- a CDS encoding glutamate--tRNA ligase family protein; this encodes MTAPDSFPSTALPRDAGGGEAASGSRVAPNFITEIMERDLASGKYPQIVTRFPPEPNGYMHLGHAFACSLDFGTALDFGGRCHLRMDDTNPEAESMEFAEGLMRDVRWLGWEWGDHLYFASDYYERYYEYAEELIRRGLAYVDSVSQEEMSRLRG